The following proteins are encoded in a genomic region of Leptospira langatensis:
- a CDS encoding glycosyltransferase family 9 protein yields MKENILVIQTAFLGDLILTTPLFREIKKKFPDSKMTVIVNKGTEAVLEANPWIDEIIPLDKKQIKSSLFGFWNFCQAIRKRKFTLCISPHFSFRSSIIAWRSGAKKRIGYKSAGFSFLLNDRKPRPLLGPHEVDKLLSLLYTEEERKKISRRPELFWKPESVIGIQAEMKKHGLEKGNFILVSPSSVWETKRMPAEKFRTVAEGLAEKTGFKIVLTGGKGDIPLCEEVGKGFGINLAGKTSLPEMSYLMSQAALLVTNDSSPIHFASAFNIPTLAAFGATIPAFGYTPLADKIFISEIYGLDCRPCGIHGGRVCPKGHFRCMLEQDTDAMIREALRLIKG; encoded by the coding sequence ATGAAAGAGAATATCCTTGTCATACAAACTGCCTTTCTGGGAGATCTCATTCTTACTACTCCATTGTTCCGGGAGATCAAGAAGAAGTTCCCAGACTCCAAGATGACAGTGATCGTGAACAAGGGAACGGAAGCTGTACTCGAAGCAAATCCGTGGATCGATGAGATCATTCCTTTGGACAAGAAGCAGATCAAATCCTCTCTCTTCGGATTTTGGAATTTCTGCCAAGCGATCCGAAAACGAAAATTTACTCTTTGCATCAGTCCTCATTTTTCTTTTCGATCTTCCATCATTGCCTGGAGAAGTGGAGCCAAGAAAAGGATCGGATACAAGAGCGCCGGGTTTTCCTTCTTGTTGAACGATAGAAAGCCGAGACCATTACTCGGTCCTCATGAAGTGGATAAACTTCTTTCCCTTCTCTATACGGAAGAAGAAAGAAAGAAGATCTCCCGAAGACCGGAGCTGTTTTGGAAACCCGAATCGGTTATAGGCATCCAAGCGGAAATGAAGAAGCACGGCTTGGAGAAGGGAAACTTCATCCTTGTATCTCCTTCTTCTGTCTGGGAAACAAAACGTATGCCCGCCGAGAAGTTTCGGACCGTAGCCGAGGGACTTGCCGAGAAGACGGGATTCAAGATCGTTCTCACCGGAGGCAAGGGAGACATTCCTCTTTGCGAAGAAGTAGGAAAAGGATTCGGTATCAATCTGGCTGGAAAGACCAGTCTTCCGGAGATGAGTTATTTGATGAGCCAGGCGGCGCTTCTTGTGACCAACGATTCTTCTCCCATTCATTTTGCCTCCGCCTTTAATATTCCCACCTTAGCCGCGTTTGGGGCCACCATTCCCGCCTTCGGTTACACTCCGCTTGCGGATAAAATATTTATTTCCGAGATATACGGACTAGACTGCCGTCCTTGTGGGATCCATGGGGGAAGGGTTTGTCCCAAGGGACATTTTCGTTGTATGTTAGAGCAGGATACGGATGCTATGATCCGAGAGGCGCTCCGTCTAATAAAAGGATAA
- a CDS encoding aminopeptidase P N-terminal domain-containing protein, which yields MDQSIFRKRIRNVQDHLKESEVLLVFAAPQRIRNRDVEYKFRQDSDYYYLTGIEEEDGILALRRDYSTHFALPKDKEREIWTGIRLGKEEIQKRLGLDESFSLGEWDAKIYEILTNQFTLYHFFGKDKERDAKLLELISSLNLRLREGKFGPQRWEIPNFLHEMRMFKTPEEVEKLKESSRITALGHERLFRETRVGMYEFELESILESEYLKHGAWGGGYGHIVAAGKNATILHYTTNRAKIGENEAILVDSGAEKDYYTADVTRVFPSGKKFTPEQKTIYQLVLDVQKKAIAESKAGVEFNSVHEKTIHNLVLGLLDLGLLKGSASDIIEKGEYRKFYMHRTGHYLGMDVHDVGRYFENGRSKPMKDGLVVTVEPGLYFDPTDESIPAAFRGIGVRIEDDILVNGDSPIVLTSMIAKEVDEIEAMRG from the coding sequence ATGGACCAAAGTATTTTTCGCAAACGCATTCGTAATGTCCAAGATCATTTGAAGGAATCCGAAGTCCTTCTCGTATTCGCCGCTCCTCAGCGCATTCGGAACAGGGATGTAGAGTATAAGTTCCGACAAGACTCCGACTATTATTACCTCACAGGCATTGAAGAAGAAGACGGGATACTTGCGCTACGTCGCGATTACTCCACTCATTTTGCGCTTCCTAAAGACAAGGAAAGAGAGATCTGGACCGGCATTCGTCTCGGAAAGGAAGAGATCCAAAAAAGATTAGGATTGGATGAGAGTTTCTCTTTGGGGGAATGGGATGCAAAGATCTATGAAATACTCACCAATCAGTTCACCCTCTATCATTTTTTCGGAAAAGATAAGGAGAGGGATGCAAAACTACTGGAGTTGATCAGCTCCTTGAATCTCAGACTGAGAGAAGGAAAATTCGGGCCTCAGAGATGGGAGATCCCGAACTTCTTGCATGAGATGAGAATGTTCAAGACTCCGGAAGAGGTTGAGAAGCTAAAAGAGTCTTCTCGTATTACTGCTCTCGGTCATGAAAGATTGTTCAGGGAAACAAGAGTGGGCATGTATGAATTCGAACTGGAGTCCATTCTGGAATCCGAATATTTGAAACATGGTGCCTGGGGTGGAGGCTATGGACATATAGTCGCTGCCGGAAAGAACGCTACCATTTTGCACTATACAACCAACCGAGCCAAGATCGGAGAGAATGAGGCGATCCTGGTGGATAGCGGTGCAGAAAAGGATTATTATACCGCAGACGTTACTCGGGTCTTTCCTTCCGGAAAGAAATTCACGCCGGAACAAAAGACGATCTACCAACTCGTACTCGATGTGCAGAAGAAAGCGATTGCGGAATCAAAGGCAGGAGTGGAGTTCAATTCCGTTCATGAGAAGACCATTCACAATCTGGTGCTTGGCCTTTTGGATCTAGGTTTACTGAAAGGAAGCGCTTCGGATATCATAGAGAAGGGCGAATATCGCAAGTTCTACATGCATAGGACAGGACATTATTTGGGAATGGATGTGCATGACGTAGGAAGATACTTCGAGAACGGAAGAAGTAAGCCGATGAAGGATGGACTTGTGGTCACGGTTGAGCCCGGACTGTACTTTGATCCGACGGATGAATCTATTCCCGCTGCATTTCGTGGGATAGGGGTTCGGATCGAGGACGATATTCTAGTGAACGGGGATTCTCCGATCGTTCTGACTTCCATGATCGCTAAGGAAGTGGACGAGATCGAAGCGATGAGAGGTTAG
- a CDS encoding M20 metallopeptidase family protein, translating to MTAQTSSRLAELVKYRRFIHKHPELKYEEKGTADFVAAHLRSLGFQFQEGIAKTGIACLIDSGIPGKTLLVRADMDALPIIEENQVEYASIHSGVMHACGHDAHTSVLMGLASELKEDIRSIIPKGRVLLVFQPAEEGGQGADKMIEEGILEKYNVSAALALHVWNHIPVGKVGVVDGPMMAAVDEFQITVQGVSGHGAMPQHTVDPILVGAHIVTALQSIVSRNTDPLDSCVVTVGAFHSGHAFNVISETAELKGTIRTFTKEMFDKAPELFKRVVENTASAFGAKAIIQYERTNAPTINDPNMASLVRRASQNILGQDSITEEHTKTMGGEDFSAFLMKVPGCYFFIGSMNEEKGFVHPHHSSKFDLDESSLPIGLSVMKEAIRLYLEEN from the coding sequence ATGACTGCTCAAACTTCTTCCAGACTTGCAGAACTAGTCAAGTATAGACGCTTCATACATAAGCATCCGGAATTGAAATACGAAGAAAAGGGAACGGCCGACTTTGTGGCAGCCCATTTGCGCTCTTTAGGATTCCAATTTCAGGAAGGGATCGCAAAGACCGGGATCGCTTGTCTGATCGATTCAGGCATCCCGGGCAAGACCCTGCTCGTTCGAGCCGACATGGACGCCCTTCCTATAATAGAAGAAAACCAAGTAGAATACGCATCCATTCATAGCGGTGTCATGCATGCCTGCGGACACGACGCTCATACTTCCGTGTTAATGGGTTTGGCCTCCGAACTAAAGGAGGATATCCGATCCATTATTCCAAAGGGTCGAGTCTTACTGGTGTTCCAACCCGCCGAGGAAGGCGGACAAGGCGCCGACAAAATGATAGAAGAAGGTATATTAGAAAAATACAATGTATCCGCAGCCCTCGCTCTTCATGTTTGGAACCATATCCCTGTAGGTAAGGTAGGCGTAGTGGACGGCCCCATGATGGCGGCCGTAGACGAGTTCCAGATCACCGTCCAAGGAGTGAGCGGACACGGAGCCATGCCTCAGCATACTGTGGATCCCATCTTAGTAGGAGCTCATATCGTAACGGCTCTCCAAAGTATTGTCTCCCGAAATACGGACCCATTGGATTCCTGCGTGGTGACTGTGGGAGCCTTCCATTCCGGTCATGCATTCAATGTGATCTCGGAAACTGCGGAACTAAAAGGCACGATCCGCACTTTCACCAAGGAAATGTTCGATAAGGCTCCGGAACTTTTCAAAAGAGTAGTAGAGAATACTGCCTCTGCATTCGGTGCGAAGGCGATCATTCAATACGAAAGAACGAATGCTCCTACCATCAATGATCCCAATATGGCAAGTCTTGTGAGAAGGGCATCTCAGAATATCTTGGGACAGGATTCTATTACGGAAGAGCATACAAAGACCATGGGAGGAGAGGACTTCTCCGCATTCCTCATGAAGGTGCCTGGTTGCTATTTCTTTATAGGTTCCATGAATGAGGAGAAGGGATTTGTTCATCCTCATCATAGCTCCAAATTCGATCTGGACGAAAGCTCCCTTCCCATCGGACTCTCCGTGATGAAAGAAGCAATTCGTCTCTATCTAGAAGAGAATTAG
- a CDS encoding PQQ-dependent sugar dehydrogenase: MQMGFGMKKNGARLLLIGIAHFVFCLGCKPPGNSSILPLFFLGESKCTESRVPSCLKTTEIASGFSASLFVGAPTGDTTRLFVVEQGGKIRIIKNDTVLGTPFLDIGSEGTDLIDFSGERGLLGLAFHPNYSSNGRFWVDYTRKSDGAIVLAEYSRSAGDPDIADPSPVKEVFNISKPFANHNGGMIAFGPDGFLYIGTGDGGGAGDPNGNAQNLEVGLGKILRIDVDSYPTPAPGNRPATGLENPHIWDWGLRNPWRFSFDRSNGDLYIADVGQSLYEELNIEASGQGLKNYGWKIMEGKHCFSPSFGCSVTGITQPQLEYTHFTGQAITGGYVYRGTNLPDYVGRYFYGDFMTQRIWSLVWDGTKIDNIIEHTQEMGFHSPLPSFGEDANGEIYIVDYSGRILRIDAQ, from the coding sequence ATGCAAATGGGTTTTGGGATGAAAAAGAATGGAGCCAGACTTCTTCTGATAGGGATTGCACATTTTGTTTTCTGTCTAGGGTGTAAACCGCCTGGAAATTCTTCTATACTCCCTCTCTTTTTCTTGGGGGAAAGCAAATGCACGGAGTCTAGGGTCCCTTCTTGTCTAAAGACTACCGAGATCGCTTCCGGTTTTAGTGCGTCTCTTTTTGTAGGAGCTCCTACAGGAGATACGACCCGTCTTTTCGTGGTGGAGCAGGGAGGAAAGATCCGGATCATTAAGAACGATACAGTACTCGGAACTCCTTTTTTAGATATAGGGTCCGAAGGAACGGATCTCATCGATTTTTCCGGCGAAAGAGGATTACTCGGTCTCGCATTCCATCCCAATTATTCTTCTAACGGAAGATTCTGGGTGGATTATACCCGCAAGTCCGACGGTGCCATAGTACTTGCAGAGTATTCACGCTCGGCAGGGGATCCGGATATAGCGGATCCTTCTCCTGTGAAGGAAGTATTCAATATTTCTAAACCTTTCGCAAATCATAACGGGGGAATGATCGCATTCGGACCGGACGGATTCCTGTACATTGGAACTGGGGATGGGGGAGGTGCCGGAGATCCGAACGGGAACGCGCAGAACCTGGAAGTGGGGCTCGGTAAGATCCTCAGGATCGATGTAGATTCTTATCCGACTCCCGCTCCTGGAAATAGACCCGCTACAGGTTTAGAAAATCCTCATATATGGGACTGGGGACTTCGAAATCCTTGGAGATTCAGTTTTGATAGAAGCAATGGGGACCTGTACATTGCGGATGTGGGACAGAGTCTATACGAAGAATTGAATATAGAAGCTTCCGGCCAAGGATTGAAAAACTATGGATGGAAGATCATGGAAGGCAAGCATTGCTTTAGTCCTTCTTTTGGATGTTCCGTTACCGGGATCACACAACCTCAATTAGAATACACTCATTTCACGGGACAGGCGATCACAGGTGGTTATGTGTATCGTGGAACGAATCTACCAGACTATGTGGGAAGGTATTTTTACGGGGACTTCATGACCCAAAGAATATGGTCCCTGGTTTGGGACGGGACCAAGATTGACAATATCATCGAGCACACCCAAGAGATGGGATTTCACTCTCCGCTTCCTTCCTTTGGGGAAGATGCAAACGGAGAGATCTATATCGTGGATTATAGCGGAAGGATACTAAGAATCGATGCTCAATAG
- a CDS encoding FAD-dependent thymidylate synthase gives MESQKPIVQLLDATKEPFNLAIASARTCYSSKGVLLPEDMVRTEKSLEIRDKVAKSTKKAGHLTTRQHPHFIFTLDKVSRQFVWSFLHSHPYYNSEQVSQRYVEVKKENYYIPPSLSGEQRELYLEAIEFASNAYFEFVELLHPFIQDEYFLVYKARASYPEKWQQPIKKKCLEVARYLLPLGTFTYLYHTVNGLTLHRYHRLMNSFDVPEEQRIVVEAMIEKVREIDPLYVEEMDDPIPLEETAEYRFFHEFYKDGSSEFRPEAAKNFVREFDEDLDTRYSRLVSYSSSGPEVLASAVRSVLGVPKSSLNDEDAIRLVLDPSKNKHLTSTLNETTMSPLARAMFNVHYAFKKRISHTADSQDQRHRMVPGARPVLMSQYTGMPDYIVPKVVLKYSQLEETYRRKMDGIFKNLNRFIEAGGSAEYASYLLPNAFPIRFYEGGDLLNLHHKWRARTCYNAQEEIFQASINELTDLNQVHPQIAKWIKAPCWIRLQGDVKPYCPEGDHYCGTQVWKRELSEYDRTL, from the coding sequence ATGGAAAGCCAGAAACCAATTGTCCAACTACTAGATGCAACCAAGGAGCCATTCAATCTTGCAATCGCTTCTGCAAGGACTTGCTACTCTTCCAAAGGGGTCCTTCTTCCCGAGGATATGGTCCGCACGGAAAAATCCCTGGAAATCCGGGACAAAGTGGCCAAGTCCACCAAGAAGGCGGGCCACCTAACTACTCGCCAACATCCTCATTTTATTTTTACCTTGGACAAGGTTTCCCGACAGTTCGTTTGGTCCTTTTTACATTCCCACCCTTACTATAACTCCGAGCAGGTGAGCCAAAGATACGTCGAAGTCAAAAAGGAGAATTATTATATTCCCCCTTCCCTCAGCGGAGAGCAAAGAGAATTGTATTTGGAAGCGATCGAATTCGCGTCTAACGCGTATTTCGAATTTGTAGAGCTATTACATCCTTTTATCCAGGATGAGTATTTCCTGGTTTATAAAGCGAGAGCAAGTTATCCGGAGAAGTGGCAGCAACCGATCAAGAAGAAATGCTTGGAAGTAGCACGTTACCTTCTTCCTTTGGGAACATTCACATATCTATATCACACGGTGAATGGGCTCACTCTCCATAGATACCATCGCCTCATGAACTCTTTTGACGTTCCGGAAGAACAAAGGATCGTAGTAGAGGCAATGATCGAAAAAGTAAGAGAGATCGATCCTCTCTATGTGGAAGAGATGGATGACCCGATCCCTCTCGAAGAGACTGCCGAATACCGATTCTTCCACGAGTTCTATAAGGACGGTTCTTCCGAGTTTAGGCCGGAGGCAGCTAAGAATTTCGTGAGGGAATTCGATGAGGATCTGGACACACGTTACTCTCGCTTGGTATCTTATTCTTCCAGCGGTCCGGAGGTATTGGCCTCGGCTGTGCGCTCCGTCCTAGGAGTCCCTAAGTCCTCTTTAAACGACGAGGATGCCATCCGCTTGGTACTAGATCCTTCTAAGAATAAACATCTGACTTCGACCCTGAACGAGACCACTATGAGCCCTCTGGCAAGGGCCATGTTCAATGTGCATTATGCATTTAAGAAAAGGATCTCTCATACTGCGGATAGCCAGGACCAAAGACATAGAATGGTCCCAGGAGCAAGACCGGTGCTCATGTCCCAGTATACGGGAATGCCGGACTATATCGTTCCGAAAGTAGTATTAAAATATTCTCAATTAGAAGAAACGTATAGAAGGAAGATGGATGGGATCTTCAAGAACCTGAACCGTTTTATCGAGGCAGGAGGAAGCGCGGAATATGCTTCGTATCTTCTTCCGAACGCCTTCCCGATCCGTTTCTATGAAGGCGGGGACCTACTGAACCTTCATCATAAATGGAGAGCTCGCACCTGCTACAATGCCCAAGAAGAGATCTTCCAAGCTTCCATAAACGAGCTTACGGACCTAAACCAGGTCCATCCTCAGATCGCGAAATGGATCAAGGCTCCTTGCTGGATCCGACTCCAGGGAGACGTGAAACCGTACTGCCCGGAAGGAGATCATTATTGCGGAACCCAAGTCTGGAAAAGGGAATTAAGCGAGTACGATAGGACCTTGTGA
- a CDS encoding aldo/keto reductase, which translates to MQLRKLGTNGPMVSELSLGCMGMSDFYGTKETRDRKESIATIHAALDAGVNLLNTGDFYGIGHNELLISEAIKTRSEKPLISVKFGALRTPSGDFIGYDARPSSVKNFAAHTLTRLGTDVIDIYQPSRVDPSVPIEETVGAIAELIQDGKVRYLGLSEASPENLRRAHKVHPVTALEVEYSLATRVIEKELLQTARELGVSVVAYGVVGRGLLTGAIETKLGVADFRANSPRFQGKNLEANLERVSLLQELAKKKGCSTAQLAIAWVLHKGADIVPLIGSTRRASLKENLEAQSVKLSAEEIKTLDETFPEGSFQGDRYPAHGMQLVVK; encoded by the coding sequence ATGCAATTACGAAAATTAGGTACAAATGGTCCCATGGTTTCCGAGCTGAGTCTGGGCTGCATGGGAATGTCCGACTTTTATGGCACCAAGGAAACGAGGGATCGGAAGGAATCCATCGCGACCATTCACGCTGCTCTGGATGCAGGGGTGAATTTGCTGAATACAGGGGACTTTTACGGGATTGGCCACAATGAGCTTTTGATCTCCGAGGCGATAAAGACTCGGTCGGAAAAGCCTTTGATCAGTGTGAAGTTCGGAGCACTTCGTACTCCGTCGGGAGATTTTATCGGCTATGACGCTAGACCTTCTTCTGTGAAGAATTTTGCGGCTCATACTCTGACAAGGCTCGGGACCGACGTGATCGATATTTACCAGCCTTCTCGTGTGGATCCGAGTGTTCCAATCGAGGAAACGGTCGGCGCGATCGCGGAGCTGATCCAGGATGGGAAGGTCCGTTATCTCGGACTCTCGGAGGCTTCTCCCGAAAATCTCCGAAGAGCTCATAAGGTGCATCCTGTCACCGCTCTCGAAGTGGAATATTCCTTGGCGACCAGAGTGATCGAGAAGGAGCTCCTACAAACAGCAAGAGAACTGGGAGTGAGTGTCGTCGCTTACGGAGTGGTAGGAAGAGGACTTCTTACTGGGGCGATCGAGACCAAGTTGGGAGTCGCGGATTTTAGGGCCAATTCTCCTCGCTTTCAGGGAAAAAACCTTGAAGCGAATTTGGAACGTGTGAGTCTGCTTCAAGAGCTTGCCAAGAAGAAGGGTTGTAGCACCGCTCAACTCGCGATCGCTTGGGTACTGCACAAGGGAGCTGATATCGTTCCTCTCATTGGATCTACGAGAAGGGCGAGTCTGAAAGAGAATCTGGAAGCGCAGTCCGTGAAACTAAGCGCCGAAGAAATAAAGACTCTGGACGAGACCTTCCCCGAAGGAAGCTTCCAAGGAGACAGATATCCTGCCCATGGGATGCAGCTCGTAGTTAAATGA
- a CDS encoding TetR/AcrR family transcriptional regulator: MPKTGLKPEELQEKVLDAAEMEIRRNGVERLKLTDVARTLNVSHAALYKHFADKEALLDSISKRWLDRIDTALEEVTSRPGSLEQKIEDWFLTLHKMKREKVQSDPRIFTAFNMSAEKTRPFVQKHLQSMHDQLQKIVGEGIKEGLFFCNTPLEGAKILFDGTLAFHHPRIVFERISEDRIDLLKAVVRALISGLKEKKN; the protein is encoded by the coding sequence ATGCCTAAGACTGGTCTAAAACCGGAAGAACTGCAAGAAAAAGTGCTCGATGCCGCCGAAATGGAAATTCGTCGGAATGGTGTCGAGCGCCTGAAGTTAACCGATGTTGCTCGGACCTTAAACGTAAGTCACGCCGCTCTCTATAAACATTTCGCAGACAAAGAAGCTTTGCTCGATTCCATTTCCAAAAGATGGTTGGATCGCATAGACACGGCCTTAGAAGAAGTTACTTCTCGTCCTGGGTCCTTGGAGCAAAAGATAGAAGATTGGTTTCTCACTCTTCACAAAATGAAACGGGAGAAGGTGCAGTCCGACCCTCGTATCTTTACCGCATTCAATATGTCCGCCGAAAAGACTAGGCCTTTCGTCCAAAAACATTTGCAAAGCATGCACGATCAGTTGCAAAAGATAGTGGGGGAAGGAATAAAAGAAGGTTTATTTTTTTGTAATACTCCTTTGGAAGGAGCAAAGATCCTATTCGATGGGACTCTGGCTTTTCATCATCCTCGCATCGTATTTGAACGGATCTCCGAAGACAGGATCGATCTCTTGAAAGCAGTCGTTCGAGCCCTGATCTCCGGCTTAAAGGAAAAGAAGAACTAG